Proteins co-encoded in one Setaria viridis chromosome 9, Setaria_viridis_v4.0, whole genome shotgun sequence genomic window:
- the LOC117838003 gene encoding flowering locus K homology domain, whose product MAKMQSSSKEQMVHKAACKSHEQSVLKQGAVDDEDSGDATSSAVENRYPGWPGTSVFRMLIPSHKVGAIIGHKGEKVRRLCEETKACVRIIGGHLCAAEQAVIIFGKELPDEPLPPAMDALLRVYQQIINDDALDVGSNSTFVTRILAPSEQAASLIGEQGAMISSIMQASQTNIRVLDGDLPPVALEEDRVIEIWGLPSAVHKALELVASHLRKYLVDRSVIPLFDRHVPMPMLHTDMPLCHYIDHPDGPVHADSPGYHSVCSEDFQREPWIDTSYLRVRHPIENLLHADTFEHRWEAPTSFRRYRSVTPPNHGRSAYGPEASSPMEAYQSAPMELRSHCNLRYGWHATPISPTASFERVRSLISVYGQQAHPRRQTYQSAEMGKHRRFVKTLHGSEAYPTRVSPSDASELPPNPGISARGREASPPFRMHPPTTVENLLHCRVSACGPEAPPHQAPPSSTSRSAAVASQVKKKMQVPIFYAEAVIGPSGERIEYIRRTSRSSILINDSEEGIMSIEITGTAATDVLTAEQLIKNFMAEAAAASPGHSFDFIPSYLPASRSPQVDSLTTEKSGVTSLPAPRLQMIY is encoded by the exons ATGGCTAAGATGCAGTCAAGTTCCAAGGAGCAAATGGTCCATAAAGCGGCTTGCAAATCCCATGAGCAGAGTGTTCTCAAACAAGGCGCTGTTGATGATGAAGACTCTGGTGATGCCACTTCCTCTGCTGTTGAAAACAGGTATCCTGGTTGGCCTGGAACCAGTGTCTTCAGGATGCTGATTCCTTCACATAAAGTCGGTGCGATAATTGGCCACAAAGGTGAGAAGGTTAGAAGACTGTGTGAGGAAACAAAAGCCTGCGTCCGAATTATAGGTGGCCATCTATGTGCGGCAGAGCAAGCT GTAATCATTTTTGGAAAGGAGCTGCCTGATGAGCCACTACCTCCAGCTATGGATGCGCTACTAAGAGTATATCAGCAAATAATTAATGATGATGCTTTAGATGTGGGATCCAATAGTACATTTGTGACACGGATTCTTGCACCAAGTGAACAGGCAGCAAGCCTTATTGGTGAGCAGGGTGCGATGATAAGTTCAATCATGCAAGCTTCTCAAACCAATATCCGTGTCCTTG ATGGTGATCTGCCACCTGTTGCACTGGAAGAAGATCGGGTTATTGAAATATGGGGATTGCCTTCAGCAGTGCATAAGGCTTTGGAACTTGTTGCTTCTCATCTGAGGAAGTATCTGGTTGATCGAAGTGTTATCCCATTGTTCGACCGTCAT GTCCCTATGCCAATGTTGCACACGGACATGCCTCTGTGCCACTACATTGACCATCCTGATGGCCCTGTGCATGCAGATAGTCCAGGCTATCACTCTGTATGTTCTGAAGATTTTCAGCGTGAACCATGGATTGACACTTCCTATTTGAGGGTTAGGCATCCTATCGAAAACCTTCTACATGCTGATACATTTGAACACAGATGGGAAGCACCTACATCTTTCAGGCGATATCGATCGGTTACACCACCAAACCATGGTAGAAGTGCATATGGGCCAGAAGCATCTTCACCTATGGAGGCATATCAATCAGCTCCTATGGAATTACGTTCACACTGCAACCTCAGATATGGATGGCATGCAACTCCAATTAGTCCAACAGCTTCTTTTGAAAGAGTACGTTCCCTTATATCTGTGTATGGACAACAAGCACATCCACGGAGACAGACATATCAATCAGCTGAAATGGGCAAACATCGACGCTTCGTAAAAACTTTACATGGAAGTGAAGCTTATCCAACCAGGGTATCTCCATCAGATGCTAGTGAACTACCTCCTAATCCTGGTATTTCTGCACGTGGACGAGAAGCATCTCCACCCTTCAGGATGCATCCACCAACTACTGTGGAAAATCTTCTGCACTGTCGCGTATCTGCATGTGGGCCAGAAGCACCACCACATCAGGCTCCGCCTTCATCAACCAGTCGGTCTGCAGCAGTTGCTTCTCAG GTCAAGAAGAAGATGCAAGTTCCAATATTCTATGCTGAAGCTGTGATTGGGCCATCTGGTGAAAGAATCGAATACATTCGGCGTACCAGCAGATCGAGCATTTTGATAAACGATTCTGAGGAGGGTATAATGTCTATTGAGATCACTGGAACTGCTGCAACAGATGTTCTAACTGCAGAGCAGCTGATTAAG aACTTTATGGCTGAAGCAGCTGCCGCCTCCCCTGGTCATAGTTTCGACTTCATTCCATCATATTTGCCAGCATCCAGATCTCCCCAAGTTGATAGTCTTACTACTGAGAAAAGCGGAGTGACTAGTTTGCCAGCTCCGCGCCTTCAAATGATATACTGA
- the LOC117836739 gene encoding uncharacterized protein: protein MAGATRTRTYTAALLYALALQLLACASSTAASASPTAAEARALLRWKSTLPPPKPDSTGAGPLSSWSPTTAACSSWAGVTCGADGRVAGIALPGAGLAGTLAALDLAAFPALTGLNLSGNRLEGAIPAGISRLTSLVSLDLSDNALTGGIPPALATLPALRVLVLRNNSLGSAIPASLGRLRTLERLDLQAARLVSTLPPEMGGMAGLKFLDLSANNLSGGLPPSFAGMSKMKELYLSRNKLSGTIPPEIFKNWPELTLLYLHYNSLAGTIPPEIGEAKKLRRLSLLSNNLTGVIPADISGLVSLQMLHLGQNCLTGPIPTSLGNLTQLVILVLSFNNLTGMVPAEIGSLTALQDLDLNNNQLGGELPATLSMLKDLSGLSLASNNFVGTVPNFCSQKLVSIELYGNNFSGGFPLTFCQMTSLEMLDLHSNQLSGQLPSCIWDLQDLMFMDLSSNALSGDIHVLASANSTLSLESLHLANNRFTGGFPSIIQYLKMLSVLDLGGNNFSGAIPSWISSRLPLIRFLRLRSNMFNGSIPLQLLQLSHLQLLDLANNNFDGNIPCGLTNLTAMIRPQTEFNMRSTVHHQIFHLEAAFYYANRVDVNWKMKTYEFQGAIALMTGIDLSGNSIDGEIPTELTNLQGLRFLNLSRNHLSGTIPENIGDLKLLESLDLSWNELSGHIPSSISELISLSSLNLSNNMLSGEIPTGNQLQTLADPSIYSNNFGLRGFPLSKSCTRDSSIQMDQSKESEGVYVYYSIIAGVVFGLWLCFGSLIFSAPWRLSFFYYVDFIHRKLVR, encoded by the coding sequence ATGGCAGGCGCCACGAGAACGCGCACCTACACCGCGGCCCTCCTCTACGCGCTCGCGTTACAGTTACTGGCGTGCGCGtcatccaccgccgcctccgcctctccaACGGCAGCCGAAGCCCGTGCGCTGCTGCGGTGGAAGTCCACtctgccgccgcccaagcccgACTCCACCGGCGCCGGGCCGCTCTCCTCATGGTCGCCCACGACCGCCGCGTGCAGCTCGTGGGCCGGCGTCACATGCGGCGCCGACGGTCGCGTCGCCGGGATCGCGCTCCCCGGCGCGGGCCTCGCCGGCACGCTCGCGGCCCTCGACCTCGCGGCGTTCCCGGCGCTCACGGGCCTCAACCTCAGCGGCAACCGCCTCGAGGGCGCCATCCCGGCCGGCATCTCCCGGCTAACGTCGCTCGTCTCGCTCGACCTGTCCGACAACGCCCTCACCGGCGGCATCCCACCGGCGCTGGCGACGCTGCCGGCGTTGCGGGTCCTCGTGCTGCGCAACAACTCGCTCGGCAGCGCCATCCCGGCGTCTCTCGGCAGGCTGCGCACGCTGGAGCGGCTGGACCTGCAGGCCGCGCGGCTCGTCTCCACGCTGCCGCCGGAGATGGGAGGCATGGCGGGCCTCAAGTTCCTGGACCTATCCGCGAACAACCTCTCCGGCGGGCTGCCGCCGtccttcgccgggatgagcaaGATGAAGGAGTTATACTTGTCGAGAAATAAGCTGTCTGGTACGATTCCACCTGAGATTTTTAAGAACTGGCCGGAGCTCACCCTGCTCTACCTGCACTACAACTCCTTGGCCGGAACCATCCCACCGGAGATTGGAGAGGCGAAGAAGCTGCGGCGGCTATCACTTTTGagcaacaacctcaccggcgtGATCCCGGCGGACATCAGCGGCTTGGTGAGCCTGCAGATGCTGCACCTGGGACAAAATTGCCTCACCGGGCCGATCCCCACTTCTTTGGGGAACCTGACTCAGCTTGTGATCCTGGTTTTGTCCTTCAACAACCTCACAGGCATGGTCCCTGCTGAGATCGGCAGTCTGACAGCACTGCAAGACCTTGACCTCAACAACAACCAGTTGGGAGGTGAGTTGCCTGCAACCCTGTCAATGCTCAAAGATCTTTCCGGTCTTTCCTTGGCGAGTAACAACTTCGTCGGCACTGTCCCGAATTTCTGTAGTCAGAAATTGGTCTCCATTGAATTGTACGGTAACAATTTCTCCGGAGGCTTCCCTCTGACATTCTGCCAGATGACTTCATTGGAAATGTTGGACCTACATAGCAACCAACTTTCCGGCCAGCTCCCTAGCTGCATATGGGACTTGCAGGATCTTATGTTCATGGATTTGTCCAGCAATGCTCTTTCAGGGGATATACATGTACTGGCTTCCGCAAACTCTACTTTATCATTGGAGTCATTGCATTTGGCAAATAACAGGTTCACAGGAGGCTTCCCATCGATAATTCAGTACTTGAAGATGCTATCTGTCCTAGACCTTGGTGGTAACAATTTTTCCGGCGCAATTCCATCATGGATAAGTTCAAGGTTACCTTTGATAAGATTTCTTCGACTGCGGTCGAACATGTTCAATGGCAGTATTCCCTTGCAGCTGCTACAGCTCTCTCATCTCCAGCTGCTGGACCTGGCTAACAACAATTTTGACGGTAACATACCGTGTGGTCTCACCAACTTAACAGCCATGATCCGACCACAGACCGAGTTCAACATGAGGTCGACGGTGCACCATCAAATTTTTCATCTAGAAGCTGCTTTTTATTATGCTAATCGAGTTGACGTGAACTGGAAGATGAAGACTTATGAATTTCAAGGGGCAATTGCGCTGATGACCGGTATTGATTTGTCAGGTAATTCTATTGATGGTGAAATTCCAACTGAGCTAACAAATCTTCAAGGCCTTCGGTTTCTGAACCTGTCAAGAAATCATCTATCTGGTACTATTCCAGAGAATATTGGCGATTTAAAACTCTTGGAGTCCCTTGACCTCTCATGGAATGAACTATCTGGTCATATTCCTTCAAGCATATCGGAACTGATCTCTCTTAGTTCGCTAAATCTCTCTAACAATATGCTCTCAGGTGAGATACCAACTGGTAATCAACTCCAGACACTAGCCGACCCTTCCATTTACAGCAACAACTTTGGGCTCCGTGGCTTTCCATTGAGCAAATCATGCACCAGGGATTCAAGTATACAAATGGACCAGAGTAAAGAATCTGAAGGTGTCTATGTCTACTACTCGATAATTGCCGGAGTTGTATTTGGACTGTGGCTGTGCTTCGGATCATTAATTTTCTCTGCTCCATGGAGACTCTCATTTTTCTACTATGTAGATTTCATTCATAGAAAGCTTGTGAGATAA